Proteins encoded together in one Candidatus Bathyarchaeia archaeon window:
- a CDS encoding DUF655 domain-containing protein, translated as MGDGLSRQSESMHSSRVYHQKAYEEYGRVLDYLPYGRGMGDRRSRLMGPTVQLIGDRHFTLLEAQLKPGVSANPQERIYIGKEARDKVLRVTGRIGFNELTAAARSELEPVLEKMVVEQESRFIEFFNKSSAVTPRMHALELLPGIGKKSMWQIIEEREKKPFTSFKDLKERIGLIDPTKIIVKRILEELSEESKYRLFTR; from the coding sequence TTGGGTGACGGGTTAAGTAGACAAAGCGAATCCATGCATTCCTCTAGGGTTTATCATCAAAAAGCCTACGAAGAATACGGTCGTGTATTAGATTACCTTCCGTACGGCAGAGGTATGGGGGATAGGCGATCTAGGCTCATGGGCCCTACGGTACAGTTGATCGGAGATAGACACTTCACCCTCCTAGAAGCACAGCTGAAACCTGGGGTCTCCGCAAATCCTCAGGAAAGAATATACATCGGTAAAGAGGCGAGGGATAAGGTGTTGAGGGTTACAGGTAGAATAGGGTTCAACGAGTTAACGGCCGCCGCTAGGTCCGAGTTGGAGCCGGTACTGGAGAAAATGGTGGTAGAACAGGAGTCGAGGTTCATTGAGTTTTTCAATAAATCCTCAGCTGTTACCCCTAGGATGCACGCCCTTGAGCTTCTACCGGGAATCGGTAAGAAATCCATGTGGCAGATCATAGAGGAGAGGGAGAAAAAGCCTTTCACCAGCTTTAAAGATCTAAAGGAGAGGATTGGCTTAATCGATCCAACTAAAATCATCGTTAAACGAATCCTCGAGGAGTTAAGTGAGGAGTCGAAATACAGGCTTTTTACAAGGTAA
- a CDS encoding RNA polymerase Rpb4 family protein: MPRKIVEARDLTIPESKAVMEGVNDELGEFQRRTFDYLTKFAKISSDKAREAVKSLTNKFGLSEREAIQLVNCMPSSIEEVRSILAVKGKIILNEELQKILEEIQRFKSR; the protein is encoded by the coding sequence ATGCCGAGAAAAATAGTGGAGGCGAGGGACCTAACAATCCCCGAATCCAAGGCTGTCATGGAAGGAGTTAACGACGAGCTAGGGGAGTTTCAGAGAAGAACATTTGACTACCTAACCAAGTTCGCTAAGATTTCCAGCGACAAGGCTAGGGAGGCGGTTAAAAGTTTAACAAATAAGTTTGGTTTAAGTGAAAGGGAGGCCATTCAACTGGTAAATTGCATGCCAAGCTCAATAGAGGAGGTCAGGTCAATTCTGGCCGTTAAAGGCAAGATCATTTTAAACGAGGAGCTTCAGAAAATTTTAGAGGAGATTCAAAGGTTTAAATCGAGATGA
- a CDS encoding 50S ribosomal protein L21e, translating into MGKRSRGYRSRSRHLSRKRAGTSGKVGLSRLLHNYDVNDKVRVIIDSAIHKGMPHRRFHGLVGRVLGRRGKSYVVEVPVSGAVKNIIIRPEHIQPLRGEECREK; encoded by the coding sequence ATGGGTAAAAGATCTAGAGGTTACCGCTCGAGGAGCAGGCATCTCTCAAGAAAGAGAGCGGGGACGTCGGGAAAAGTCGGTTTAAGCCGCCTCCTCCATAACTACGACGTAAACGATAAGGTGCGGGTAATCATAGACTCCGCCATCCATAAAGGTATGCCCCACAGAAGGTTTCATGGGCTAGTCGGTCGAGTTTTGGGTAGAAGGGGGAAAAGTTACGTCGTCGAGGTTCCGGTAAGCGGAGCTGTTAAAAACATTATCATTAGACCAGAGCACATACAGCCTTTGAGGGGTGAGGAATGCCGAGAAAAATAG
- a CDS encoding signal recognition particle protein Srp54, translating into MTSLEDLGKSLSGAVRRLLRLPLIDEKAVEELVKDLQRALLQSDVNVKLVLGISEKVFERSLKEKLPAGISRREHVIKVLYEELTRFLGEKPATVSIPQKKPYVLMLIGIQGSGKTTGAVKIGRFYQKRGVKVALVCADTYRPGAYVQLKQLADKVNIPVYWDEEKSPESMAVEAVSKLAKEGYQLIIIDTAGRHKNEKELMNEMRRLEYHIKPDEVMLVLDGTIGQQALSHAEAFQNATRVGSIYVTKLDGSARGGGALSAVAATQAKVKFIGVGEKIDDIEPFDPARFVGRLLGMGDLETLIEKVKEAEIEPSEKKTRALMEGKFTLKDLYEQVESMRKLGPLKKILGMMPGGLSVDAEQLNLAEKKFKDWRVIIQSMRSDEIEDPRIIDSSRARRIARGSGKSERDVKELIEQYFTMKKMVKTLRKRHGVLQKKFLFEKNIKAY; encoded by the coding sequence TTGACAAGTTTAGAAGACCTCGGTAAATCCCTAAGTGGGGCGGTGAGGCGTTTACTTAGGTTGCCGTTGATTGATGAAAAAGCTGTAGAAGAGCTTGTGAAAGACCTTCAAAGGGCTCTCCTCCAATCCGATGTGAACGTGAAACTAGTGTTAGGGATCTCTGAGAAAGTGTTTGAAAGATCTCTCAAGGAGAAACTTCCCGCCGGAATCTCCCGAAGGGAGCATGTTATTAAGGTTTTATACGAGGAGTTAACTCGGTTTCTAGGCGAAAAGCCAGCCACCGTTTCAATTCCACAGAAGAAACCTTACGTTTTAATGCTGATCGGAATCCAGGGATCGGGTAAAACAACCGGAGCTGTGAAGATAGGAAGATTCTACCAGAAAAGAGGGGTGAAGGTAGCCTTAGTATGCGCTGACACATACAGACCGGGAGCGTATGTGCAACTCAAACAACTCGCTGATAAGGTGAACATTCCTGTTTATTGGGATGAAGAAAAAAGCCCTGAATCCATGGCGGTGGAAGCCGTTTCCAAACTCGCGAAAGAAGGTTACCAACTGATCATTATCGATACCGCTGGAAGACATAAAAACGAAAAGGAATTGATGAATGAAATGCGTAGGCTTGAATACCATATAAAGCCAGATGAAGTGATGCTTGTATTAGATGGAACAATCGGGCAGCAAGCATTATCCCATGCTGAGGCTTTCCAAAATGCAACGCGAGTAGGCTCAATATACGTAACGAAGCTTGACGGCTCAGCAAGGGGTGGGGGAGCCCTCTCCGCGGTAGCCGCGACTCAGGCTAAAGTTAAGTTTATCGGCGTCGGCGAGAAAATAGACGATATAGAGCCTTTTGACCCAGCGAGGTTTGTAGGCCGACTGCTGGGAATGGGGGACCTTGAAACCCTCATCGAGAAGGTTAAAGAAGCGGAAATTGAACCCTCCGAGAAAAAAACCAGAGCCCTCATGGAAGGAAAGTTCACATTAAAGGACTTATATGAGCAAGTCGAATCCATGCGTAAGCTAGGTCCTTTAAAGAAGATTTTAGGCATGATGCCCGGCGGGTTAAGCGTGGATGCCGAACAGCTAAACTTGGCCGAAAAGAAGTTCAAGGATTGGCGAGTAATAATTCAATCGATGAGAAGCGATGAAATCGAAGATCCAAGGATCATAGACTCCTCTAGGGCTCGTAGAATAGCGAGGGGATCCGGGAAGAGTGAAAGGGACGTGAAGGAGCTTATCGAACAGTACTTTACCATGAAAAAGATGGTCAAAACGTTGAGGAAAAGACATGGAGTTCTTCAGAAAAAATTCTTATTTGAAAAGAATATAAAAGCATATTAG
- a CDS encoding VTT domain-containing protein, whose protein sequence is MWSLGAHGYLGILLMSIAVNLIPFASPSNLVMSGAIMLMFPQLNPLYVAFFIAMGATASKSTHYCLSDRIARMAKVEEERVSRYRSLLNRWGSLGSFLAAISPIPDDPVVIPLGVVRFSFPKFITAYFSGKVLTCLIGSFSASQITRITNIFDVKLASVSFALSVIVISVIVKMDPNKLERIFLKGMEQGLRGWKLLKKFKGLIR, encoded by the coding sequence ATGTGGTCTCTTGGCGCCCACGGTTACCTAGGGATCCTTTTAATGTCTATAGCCGTTAATTTAATTCCATTCGCCTCCCCATCTAACCTTGTAATGTCAGGGGCAATCATGCTGATGTTTCCACAGTTAAACCCTCTTTATGTTGCCTTCTTTATCGCTATGGGGGCTACAGCCTCCAAATCCACCCATTACTGTCTGAGTGATCGCATCGCTAGAATGGCTAAAGTTGAAGAAGAAAGAGTGAGTAGGTATCGTTCTCTACTGAACCGGTGGGGGTCATTAGGCTCTTTCCTAGCCGCGATTTCACCTATTCCAGACGACCCCGTTGTGATCCCCCTTGGAGTCGTCAGGTTCAGCTTCCCTAAGTTTATAACCGCCTATTTTTCAGGTAAGGTTTTAACATGTCTGATAGGATCGTTTTCAGCGAGTCAAATAACTAGGATAACAAACATATTTGACGTTAAGTTAGCCTCCGTCTCGTTTGCGCTTTCCGTGATCGTTATCTCAGTGATCGTAAAAATGGATCCAAACAAGCTTGAGAGGATTTTTCTCAAGGGTATGGAGCAAGGGTTAAGAGGCTGGAAGCTCCTTAAGAAGTTTAAGGGACTAATAAGATGA
- a CDS encoding translation initiation factor IF-5A yields MSKPVDVGSLKIGQYIIIDEEPCRIVEFEKSKPGKHGAAKARIVGISVFTGQKKSIISPVDAKVNVPVIEKRTAQVISVTGDTVQLMDMENYLTFEATMPEDEELKSRMTPGIEVEYWSMLNRTKIMRIK; encoded by the coding sequence GTGAGTAAACCAGTGGATGTGGGAAGTCTGAAGATAGGCCAGTACATCATCATCGATGAGGAGCCATGCCGAATCGTAGAGTTTGAGAAATCTAAGCCTGGAAAGCACGGCGCAGCCAAAGCTAGGATCGTTGGGATAAGTGTTTTTACAGGTCAAAAGAAAAGCATCATCAGCCCTGTAGACGCGAAGGTTAACGTCCCAGTAATAGAGAAGAGAACCGCCCAGGTGATATCTGTAACCGGCGATACCGTACAGCTGATGGACATGGAGAATTACTTAACTTTTGAAGCAACAATGCCGGAGGATGAGGAGTTGAAGTCGAGGATGACTCCTGGAATCGAAGTTGAGTACTGGAGCATGTTGAACCGAACGAAAATTATGCGGATTAAGTGA
- a CDS encoding Clp1/GlmU family protein, which yields MNVKIKLPAGKSMLVDGPASITFEEGEAQVLGAPVRRREKLLVKDGVRLPLDSIKNCDLTLNIMDERQLIIVESKAIPSSWIDVAAELVKRNLEKVMVLGAVDAGKSSLCTYLSNIFFEKMGKAYILDLDLGQSNLGPPTTLGLGEVRSYIKSLGEACTLALYFVGSNTPHNALNKVFRGVVKLTTVGLTAPLIINTDGWISDELAVSYKLRLIELIKPKALVALGEEANKLLTASEVTAFKAQTPPYVLRRSREDRRIIRERRFYEYLKNGRPRFFNLKSLTYEGLRDEKESLRSLVGLLNSEGWLLGIGVVKELSLKKCYVKVHTNFDGKVHRIEEGDVKLDDQGREIPPNQ from the coding sequence ATGAATGTAAAGATAAAGTTGCCAGCGGGTAAAAGCATGCTGGTCGACGGACCAGCCTCTATTACGTTTGAGGAGGGTGAAGCCCAGGTCCTCGGAGCCCCTGTGAGAAGACGTGAGAAACTCCTCGTAAAAGATGGTGTTAGGCTCCCACTAGATTCCATTAAAAACTGCGATTTAACCTTGAATATAATGGATGAGAGGCAACTCATCATCGTGGAGTCCAAGGCGATTCCTTCATCATGGATAGACGTAGCCGCGGAGTTGGTGAAAAGAAACCTAGAGAAGGTCATGGTTTTAGGCGCAGTCGACGCTGGTAAAAGCTCTTTATGCACCTATCTTTCAAACATTTTCTTCGAGAAGATGGGAAAAGCCTACATTCTCGATTTGGATCTAGGTCAATCGAACCTAGGCCCTCCCACCACCCTGGGGCTGGGAGAAGTCAGGAGCTATATTAAAAGTTTGGGCGAAGCGTGCACACTTGCCCTATACTTCGTTGGTTCAAACACACCTCACAACGCGCTGAACAAGGTATTCAGGGGCGTGGTTAAGTTAACCACCGTTGGGTTAACTGCCCCCTTAATCATAAACACTGATGGGTGGATATCTGATGAGCTAGCCGTGTCCTACAAGCTCAGGTTAATAGAGTTGATCAAGCCGAAAGCCTTGGTAGCGTTAGGTGAAGAGGCGAATAAATTATTGACGGCTTCTGAAGTGACCGCCTTCAAAGCTCAAACACCCCCCTATGTGTTAAGGAGAAGCCGCGAAGACAGAAGAATCATCAGGGAGCGAAGGTTTTACGAGTACTTGAAAAATGGTAGGCCAAGATTCTTCAATTTAAAATCGCTTACCTACGAAGGGCTCCGCGATGAAAAAGAATCTTTAAGATCGCTGGTCGGATTGTTGAATTCCGAGGGATGGTTGCTTGGAATAGGCGTTGTCAAAGAGTTAAGCCTCAAAAAATGCTACGTTAAGGTTCACACAAATTTCGATGGAAAGGTGCACAGGATAGAGGAAGGAGACGTTAAACTCGATGATCAGGGTAGGGAAATTCCACCGAATCAGTAA
- a CDS encoding HD domain-containing protein: MKRQFWGFIKDPLYGYIKITNMEKEVIDTRPVQRLRRIKQLSGSEYVYPAANHTRFEHVLGSMYLAGLMWENLPVEENPEEWQRIRLAALLHDLGHGPFSHVFDPILIKRLGKTHEDLTSWLIKESEVGDIAESHGFSRTDLSKLAVGKLTEDRPFKNQMIAGAVDVDKLDFISRDSYHTGAGYGYVDVYRLIYTMDLRDDMLVVDSTALSTLEAFLLARLESFKTIYFHKASRAVQIMLVKALESAMNELDLLKFQNSDEYLQLDDYSTWSLLKRCPSSRKILEDLECRRLLKCAYEVTLYTKDKLVSSIFTNESVRGRIEDEIASEANLPREEVVIDVPSLPSVPYSDATSELMDIPILVDREGKKDVRSVGEISRIINVLTVFMSILRVYTREEHRASVKKASETILGSLPSEAKISY, from the coding sequence ATGAAGCGTCAATTCTGGGGGTTCATTAAGGACCCCTTATATGGGTACATAAAGATTACGAACATGGAGAAAGAGGTAATCGACACTAGACCGGTTCAAAGGCTGAGAAGAATTAAACAGCTATCCGGGTCAGAGTACGTTTACCCTGCGGCCAACCACACTAGGTTTGAGCATGTTTTAGGATCCATGTATCTGGCAGGATTGATGTGGGAGAACCTGCCAGTGGAAGAAAACCCTGAAGAATGGCAGCGGATCAGGTTGGCGGCGTTACTGCATGACCTTGGTCATGGGCCATTCTCCCACGTATTCGACCCCATTTTAATCAAGCGTCTCGGAAAAACGCATGAGGACTTAACATCGTGGTTGATCAAAGAGTCTGAAGTGGGCGACATAGCTGAGTCTCATGGGTTTAGCAGAACAGACTTGAGCAAGCTGGCCGTTGGCAAGTTAACAGAGGACAGGCCCTTTAAAAACCAGATGATCGCGGGGGCTGTTGACGTAGATAAACTGGACTTTATATCTCGGGACTCATATCATACAGGCGCCGGCTATGGATACGTGGATGTTTACAGGCTTATCTACACTATGGATCTGCGAGATGACATGCTGGTCGTAGACAGCACAGCCCTCTCCACTTTGGAGGCTTTCCTCTTGGCTAGGCTTGAGTCGTTTAAAACCATATATTTCCATAAAGCCTCTAGGGCTGTTCAAATCATGCTTGTTAAGGCGTTAGAGTCAGCTATGAACGAGCTTGATTTATTAAAATTCCAAAATTCTGACGAGTATCTTCAGTTAGATGACTACTCCACTTGGAGCCTCCTGAAGCGATGTCCATCTTCAAGAAAAATATTGGAGGATCTGGAGTGTAGAAGGCTTCTCAAATGCGCGTACGAGGTGACCCTATACACGAAGGATAAGTTGGTTTCCAGCATTTTTACAAACGAGTCGGTTCGCGGTAGAATTGAAGATGAGATAGCCTCGGAAGCGAACTTACCTCGAGAGGAAGTGGTGATAGATGTGCCTTCACTGCCGTCAGTTCCTTATTCAGACGCGACCTCGGAGCTTATGGATATTCCCATACTTGTGGATAGGGAGGGGAAAAAAGACGTTCGAAGCGTTGGGGAAATCTCTAGGATAATAAATGTGTTAACGGTATTTATGAGCATTTTAAGGGTGTATACGCGAGAGGAGCATAGAGCTAGTGTTAAAAAAGCTTCGGAGACGATATTGGGGTCTCTACCCTCCGAGGCAAAAATCTCATATTAA
- the tmk gene encoding dTMP kinase, with translation MVSRKNGFFIVLDGIDGCGKTVQSKILQRKLSKMGIPSKYTAEPSAGFVGAYLKRLLASGKKMPPMLEVLLFAADRFDHLKSCVEVEVNKGCSIVCDRYVYASLAYQGAQGVELNWIREVNNFALKPDVSIYLDVDPEVGLRRRGDRRSIFEYLELERKAREIYLQLVKEGEMIYVNSMEELSQVSQKIFDITVNAIKKIR, from the coding sequence ATGGTTTCACGTAAAAATGGTTTTTTTATAGTTTTAGATGGGATTGATGGATGCGGGAAAACGGTTCAATCAAAGATTTTGCAGAGAAAGCTTTCCAAGATGGGGATCCCCTCAAAGTATACGGCGGAGCCCTCCGCAGGCTTTGTGGGCGCTTACCTTAAGAGGCTGCTGGCTTCAGGTAAGAAGATGCCGCCTATGCTTGAGGTGTTGCTTTTCGCCGCCGATAGATTCGATCACTTGAAAAGCTGTGTTGAAGTTGAGGTGAATAAGGGATGCTCGATTGTTTGCGACAGGTACGTTTACGCGTCACTGGCCTATCAGGGAGCACAAGGAGTTGAATTAAATTGGATTAGAGAAGTTAACAACTTCGCTTTAAAGCCTGATGTTTCAATCTACCTGGACGTCGACCCAGAGGTTGGCCTTAGAAGACGGGGCGATAGACGATCCATCTTCGAATACTTAGAGTTAGAGAGAAAAGCGAGGGAGATATACCTTCAACTTGTAAAGGAGGGTGAAATGATTTACGTTAATTCAATGGAAGAGCTCAGCCAGGTTAGTCAAAAAATTTTCGATATTACGGTAAACGCGATCAAGAAGATTCGTTAA
- a CDS encoding transcription initiation factor IIB yields the protein MVEPRGLDEESPVKGVVTVCPECGGTRLMRDYDVAEVVCMDCGCVVDDKIAVASPEWRAFDEEQRAKRMRVGSPLTYTIHDKGLSTMIDWRDGRSLTGDACEKRLEIYKLRKWQRRVRVSDATERNLAVALSELTKIASSLKLPKNILETASVIYRKAIKKRLIRGRSIHNVAAAAIYMSCRQCGVPRTLDEISSASNISKKDIGRSYRFMVRELGAFVPPSISPQYAARFSNRLVVSGKAEAIAIKILQMAKDLKLTSGRGPTGIAAAATYIATVLTNERKTQREIAEVANVTEVTIRNRYKELLERLYIEVKL from the coding sequence ATGGTTGAACCACGTGGCCTTGACGAGGAAAGCCCTGTTAAGGGAGTTGTGACTGTGTGTCCTGAATGCGGCGGTACTAGGTTGATGAGGGATTATGATGTGGCTGAGGTTGTGTGCATGGACTGTGGATGCGTAGTCGACGATAAAATTGCCGTCGCAAGTCCTGAATGGAGGGCGTTCGACGAGGAGCAGAGGGCTAAGAGGATGAGGGTGGGTTCACCGTTAACTTACACAATACATGATAAGGGGCTGTCCACCATGATCGATTGGAGGGACGGCCGCTCACTCACCGGTGACGCTTGTGAGAAGAGGCTTGAAATCTATAAGCTTAGGAAGTGGCAGAGGCGGGTTAGGGTGTCCGATGCCACGGAGAGGAACTTGGCGGTCGCCCTTTCAGAGCTTACTAAAATTGCATCCTCTTTGAAGTTGCCTAAAAACATTCTAGAAACCGCCTCGGTGATTTACCGTAAAGCCATAAAGAAGAGGCTGATAAGGGGCAGGTCGATTCACAACGTAGCAGCGGCGGCCATATACATGAGTTGCAGGCAATGCGGTGTGCCTAGGACGTTGGATGAGATTTCTTCAGCCTCTAACATAAGTAAGAAGGACATAGGGAGAAGCTACAGGTTCATGGTAAGGGAGCTGGGAGCGTTTGTCCCACCATCGATAAGTCCTCAATACGCCGCGCGTTTCTCTAACAGGCTTGTGGTTTCAGGGAAGGCTGAGGCCATAGCCATAAAAATTCTTCAAATGGCCAAGGATCTGAAGCTTACCAGTGGGAGGGGGCCGACTGGCATAGCGGCCGCAGCCACTTACATAGCAACCGTTTTAACCAATGAACGGAAAACTCAAAGGGAAATAGCGGAAGTGGCTAATGTAACTGAGGTCACCATCAGGAATAGGTATAAGGAGCTTCTTGAAAGGTTGTACATCGAGGTTAAACTATAA
- a CDS encoding Gar1/Naf1 family protein encodes MIRIGKISHFSSSRRLIARMESRTPPPLGSKVFDSELRPVGLLLDVFGPVKSPYLSIKPEVAFPKKIIGRVIYAEKRGK; translated from the coding sequence TTGATTAGAATAGGGAAGATATCTCATTTTTCCAGTAGCCGGCGCCTCATCGCTAGGATGGAGTCGAGAACGCCTCCACCTTTAGGATCAAAAGTCTTTGACAGTGAACTTCGTCCTGTGGGTTTACTGTTAGACGTGTTCGGCCCGGTTAAATCACCATACTTATCGATAAAACCTGAAGTGGCTTTTCCCAAAAAAATTATCGGTCGGGTCATTTACGCTGAAAAGAGAGGTAAGTAG
- a CDS encoding tautomerase family protein: MPIVHIYVWTGFSNEAKKKVIAGITNLFTEIGVPAEGVEVVIHEVMKENWGLGGKQASEDEKLKHIKPP; this comes from the coding sequence ATGCCGATTGTACATATTTATGTTTGGACGGGGTTTTCAAACGAAGCTAAGAAAAAGGTGATAGCAGGCATAACGAATCTTTTCACCGAAATAGGAGTCCCTGCGGAAGGCGTTGAAGTTGTAATTCACGAGGTTATGAAGGAAAACTGGGGACTAGGTGGGAAACAAGCCAGCGAGGATGAGAAACTCAAACATATAAAGCCGCCATAA
- a CDS encoding redox-regulated ATPase YchF, with translation MDYIVGIVGKPNVGKSTFFSALTMKTVPIANYPFTTIQPNRGVGYVRVPCVCKEFGVKDEPTNSACINGNRFIPVELVDCAGLVPGAWMGKGLGNMFLDEIRRAKVLIHVVDASGSTDEEGKPCATGTHDPSIDVKFLEEEIDRWLMSIIKKDWSKIVKLTEVDKKPLTEVIAERLSGISVSKIEVAQALSSAGLMEARASEWGDERLMDFTRKVRAKSKPMLIAANKVDIPTAEAYVEKLKGSGSHVVPCSAEAELALKKGVEKNVLSYLPGDGDFEIIGEITDAQRKALNWIKDNVLGKWGSTGVQQALNFSFLNLLGMKVVYPVVDPDKLTDHRGRVLPEAHLVPGDATAKQFAYSIHTELGEHFIYAVEARSSKRVGEDYVLKDGDVISIVSARKRG, from the coding sequence GTGGACTACATTGTTGGGATTGTAGGTAAACCTAATGTAGGGAAATCCACGTTTTTCTCAGCTCTAACGATGAAAACGGTGCCCATTGCGAACTATCCTTTCACAACGATTCAACCAAACAGAGGCGTAGGATATGTAAGGGTTCCATGCGTGTGCAAAGAGTTCGGGGTTAAAGATGAACCAACGAACTCCGCTTGTATAAACGGCAACAGGTTTATCCCAGTTGAGCTAGTTGACTGCGCGGGTCTTGTTCCAGGGGCTTGGATGGGGAAGGGGCTTGGAAACATGTTTCTAGACGAGATTAGGCGCGCTAAGGTTTTAATACATGTAGTGGACGCTTCAGGATCCACCGATGAGGAGGGTAAGCCATGTGCGACTGGGACCCATGACCCCTCCATCGACGTGAAGTTTCTCGAAGAAGAAATCGACAGATGGTTGATGAGCATCATTAAGAAAGACTGGAGTAAAATAGTGAAGTTAACCGAAGTTGACAAGAAACCCTTAACCGAGGTGATAGCGGAGAGATTAAGCGGCATATCCGTGTCTAAAATTGAGGTTGCTCAGGCGTTGAGTAGCGCAGGTCTCATGGAGGCTAGGGCTTCAGAGTGGGGGGATGAACGATTAATGGATTTTACAAGGAAGGTTAGGGCTAAGTCAAAGCCCATGCTAATCGCCGCTAACAAAGTTGACATCCCAACTGCGGAAGCATATGTTGAGAAATTAAAAGGTAGTGGGTCGCATGTGGTGCCCTGCTCTGCTGAAGCCGAACTAGCGCTAAAGAAGGGAGTTGAAAAAAACGTTTTGTCATACTTGCCGGGCGACGGAGATTTCGAGATAATAGGGGAGATAACTGACGCGCAGAGAAAGGCGTTAAATTGGATTAAAGATAACGTTCTCGGAAAATGGGGTTCTACAGGTGTGCAACAAGCTTTGAACTTTTCCTTCCTAAACCTTCTAGGCATGAAGGTAGTTTACCCGGTTGTTGACCCAGACAAGCTTACCGATCATCGAGGAAGGGTCCTGCCTGAAGCCCATCTGGTCCCAGGAGACGCCACCGCCAAGCAGTTTGCGTATTCCATTCACACCGAGTTGGGGGAGCACTTCATATACGCGGTGGAGGCGCGTTCTAGTAAAAGGGTTGGAGAAGACTATGTGCTAAAAGACGGCGACGTCATCTCAATAGTTTCTGCTAGAAAAAGGGGTTGA
- a CDS encoding sugar phosphate nucleotidyltransferase: MKTVLLAAGRGTRLYPITETRPKSLIPLLGKPLLSYTINSLEELHLNDFTLVVDKGRKESFQKALSAYVKPESKFTYVEQETPKGTAHAVSTVKDLLTSGPVLLVYGDIILKTSVIERILSVHENCKLNVMVAVASKSPSQDLGIVKFREDRLISIMEKPRLEPEALNYVNAGIYVFNEDFYPFLEDLKPSPRGEYELTDSINKYVASGGAVSVVKAEDNDWMHIGYPWDILDANERILKEMENRVEGELEDHVSVRGAIVMREGSVLKAGSVVEGPVYIGEEAAIGPNCFLRPYTAIGRRVKVGYGCEIKNSLVMNGSKISHLSYIGDSIIGENCNIGAGTITANLRFDESNIKMMIKEDYVNSARKKLGAVLGDRVKTGIHVCLMPGVKIGCDSIVGPNSLIYKDVPSRKFVMTKCEVNMVDL; the protein is encoded by the coding sequence ATGAAGACGGTGTTGTTGGCCGCTGGTAGGGGTACACGGCTATACCCCATAACGGAGACGCGTCCTAAGTCTCTCATCCCCTTGTTAGGGAAACCCCTCCTATCGTACACGATCAACTCTCTAGAAGAACTACATTTAAACGATTTCACGCTCGTAGTGGATAAAGGAAGAAAGGAGAGCTTTCAAAAAGCATTATCGGCTTACGTTAAACCTGAGAGCAAGTTTACATACGTTGAACAGGAGACGCCTAAGGGAACAGCCCACGCCGTTTCCACCGTTAAAGATCTGTTAACCTCAGGTCCTGTCCTCCTCGTATATGGAGACATAATCCTGAAGACCTCAGTGATAGAAAGAATCCTCAGCGTTCATGAAAATTGCAAACTTAACGTCATGGTAGCTGTCGCGTCCAAGTCCCCAAGCCAAGACCTTGGAATTGTAAAATTTAGGGAGGATAGATTGATTAGCATCATGGAAAAGCCACGTCTCGAACCTGAGGCTCTGAACTACGTTAACGCGGGCATCTACGTGTTCAATGAGGACTTTTACCCTTTCCTCGAGGACCTTAAACCATCTCCCAGAGGAGAATACGAATTAACGGACTCCATAAACAAGTACGTCGCATCAGGTGGCGCGGTAAGTGTCGTTAAAGCGGAGGATAATGATTGGATGCATATAGGATACCCATGGGACATATTGGATGCCAACGAGAGGATTCTAAAGGAGATGGAAAACCGCGTTGAAGGTGAATTAGAGGACCATGTATCGGTGAGAGGCGCGATTGTAATGCGAGAAGGGTCTGTGTTGAAAGCTGGGTCTGTGGTTGAGGGGCCGGTTTACATAGGTGAAGAAGCCGCTATAGGGCCTAACTGCTTCCTCAGGCCTTACACCGCGATTGGCCGTAGGGTTAAGGTTGGTTATGGATGTGAGATTAAAAACAGCCTCGTTATGAATGGATCTAAAATCTCTCACCTCTCATACATAGGGGACAGCATTATAGGCGAAAACTGTAACATAGGAGCTGGGACGATAACGGCAAACCTCCGTTTCGACGAGTCAAACATAAAAATGATGATTAAAGAAGACTATGTGAATAGTGCCAGAAAAAAATTGGGAGCCGTATTAGGTGACCGAGTTAAAACTGGAATCCATGTATGCTTAATGCCAGGCGTTAAAATTGGCTGTGACTCGATCGTGGGCCCCAACTCGCTTATCTACAAAGACGTACCTTCACGAAAATTTGTAATGACAAAATGCGAAGTTAACATGGTGGATTTGTAG